One Podarcis raffonei isolate rPodRaf1 chromosome 18, rPodRaf1.pri, whole genome shotgun sequence genomic window carries:
- the SUGP2 gene encoding SURP and G-patch domain-containing protein 2, producing MAARRMTREPFDALMQVKAKRLRLDRSDPIDEALHQLRVHSRPAQRTRYEDEDGDFHEERKYLHSDWRGEAQEAASQDYSVPPYQSEEEDYYTPTCSRNQDYAQAPSRDRDYGHLSSAERELPGPSTRERGYGRPSSRQRDYGPASSRETSGLRDAGYSSAELLSGFHSPGLLEEEFGTVRSQDYNLEYGLEAEREFAPSLHAGRDLTAKCIRAPQGLVKSKTAAVLPVKKWVQALSSCNLLGEPAAPSKGRAFPAQHLQLGQRPSLPPRGTLQHDDPESVRHALHKEPQLDLHGPLDVFTTFGVEIIKWAGFHKIKKDPEYTEMFRILFKLETETCAKMLASFKCSLKMEHQDFCYSVVRTLQHPALRTPKVDGQFLNLLLEKKLVATKNGFFQLIKPFDRYMMHLQACLLKSAVPLLMACNAYELSLKSSSFSDPGQMAAAFETTASLCRKALVLVGQTFAMASSFRQEKILEAIGLKEVAPLPILFPNFDTSALFGKEYIEHLQGWLEKSGSQVQLKRPRVETPSPQGAPETKPKIKIPQRADRKVTETIEKMVEGIVSGTLKGKERAQLKDNPDYWFLKEEDSLEHKYYKLKLSEMHWLRSAAKEKPKQEKTPQLQDLAVMQALLRARKVLRIKKRLFWKRRPRILQRRVARAQRVKRATVGTQTLLSAETVLKEQGLPQSPIAHPAETALEKAGVCDSATDPEDASGEGLSAGSSLGLACQFPDVDPKTMVTAERLARFVAEVGPEMEQFSIDNSADDPDLWFLHDRESSAFRFYRMKVYELCPSMNFSAIPGPASESPAPSEGDWENNEEEEEEEEEEEEEAPQSGVEEEEAPAGSASVGASSTAGEGQSEGPTSEAPAQAPLRGGAFGRKRASSRSLKVGLIPASKRVCLIDEPKVHDPVRIAYDPPRGYQTHKNKWQKSKDLEFSHKRLNQKNIGFQMLQKMGWKEGLGLGAHGKGIKDPVKVGSTSAGEGLGVAGDENKEDTFATFRQRMIQMYYLKRACNK from the exons ATGGCTGCTCGGCGGATGACGCGGGAGCCTTTTGATGCCCTCATGCAAGTCAAGGCGAAACGGCTTCGTCTGGACAGGAGTGACCCCATCGACGAGGCCCTCCACCAGCTGAGAG TTCATTCGCGCCCAGCGCAGCGAACCCGGTACGAGGATGAGGACGGGGATTTCCATGAGGAGAGAAAGTACCTGCACAGCGACTGGAGGGGAGAAGCCCAAGAAGCCGCCAGCCAAGACTATTCGGTGCCTCCCTATCAGTCAGAGGAGGAGGATTACTACACACCCACATGCTCACGGAACCAAGATTACGCCCAGGCCCCTTCCCGTGACCGGGACTACGGCCATTTGTCTTCTGCGGAAAGGGAGCTCCCCGGCCCATCCACCAGGGAGCGGGGTTACGGTCGCCCGTCCTCTCGGCAAAGGGACTATGGCCCTGCCTCCTCCCGAGAGACCTCCGGGCTCCGGGATGCTGGCTACAGTTCAGCAGAGCTGTTGAGTGGCTTCCATTCTCCAGGGCTATTGGAAGAGGAGTTTGGGACTGTGAGGAGTCAGGATTACAACCTGGAGTATGGCCTGGAGGCGGAGAGAGAGTTTGCTCCCTCTTTACACGCGGGGAGGGACCTGACGGCGAAGTGCATCCGGGCCCCACAGGGCCTGGTCAAAAGCAAGACAGCTGCGGTCCTCCCCGTGAAGAAATGGGTCCAGGCTTTGTCCTCATGCAACCTGCTGGGGGAGCCCGCCGCCCCCTCCAAGGGGAGGGCCTTCCCCGCTCAGCACCTCCAGCTCGGCCAGCGGCCGTCCCTGCCCCCGAGGGGCACCCTGCAGCACGACGACCCGGAATCCGTGAGGCATGCCCTGCACAAAGAGCCACAGCTGGACCTCCACGGCCCGCTGGATGTTTTCACCACCTTTGGGGTGGAGATCATCAAGTGGGCCGGCTTCCACAAGATCAAGAAGGACCCGGAGTACACGGAAATGTTCCGCATCCTCTTCAAGCTGGAGACGGAGACGTGCGCCAAGATGCTGGCCTCCTTCAAGTGCTCGCTGAAGATGGAGCACCAGGACTTCTGCTATTCCGTCGTGCGGACTCTGCAGCACCCGGCGCTGCGGACGCCCAAAGTGGACGGCCAGTTCTTGAACCTGCTGCTGGAAAAGAAGCTGGTGGCCACCAAGAACGGCTTCTTCCAGCTCATCAAACCTTTTGACCGGTACATGATGCACCTCCAGGCCTGCCTCCTGAAGAGCGCCGTCCCACTCCTGATGGCCTGCAATGCCTACGAGCTGAGCTTGAAATCCAGCAGCTTCAGCGACCCGGGGCAGATGGCGGCTGCCTTCGAGACCACCGCCTCCCTCTGCCGGAAGGCCCTGGTGCTCGTCGGCCAGACCTTCGCCATGGCCTCCTCCTTCCGGCAGGAGAAGATCCTGGAGGCCATCGGGCTGAAGGAGGTGGCCCCTCTGCCCATCTTGTTCCCCAATTTTGACACCTCGGCCTTGTTTGGGAAGGAGTACATTGAACACCTGCAGGGCTGGCTGGAGAAGAGCGGGTCCCAGGTGCAGCTGAAGAGGCCAAGGGTGGAGACCCCCAGCCCACAGGGCGCTCCGGAAACCAAGCCGAAGATTAAGA TTCCACAACGCGCTGACCGGAAGGTCACCGAGACAATTGAGAAGATGGTGGAGGGCATCGTTTCTGGCACtctgaaagggaaagagagagctcAGCTGAAGGACAACCCAGACTACTG GTTTCTGAAGGAAGAGGACAGCCTGGAGCACAAATATTACAAGCTCAAGCTGTCCGAGATGCATTGGCTGAGGTCTGCAGCCAAGGAAAAGCCCAAGCAGGAGAAGACCCCTCAGCTGCAGGATTTGGCTGTCATGCAGGCCTTGCTGCGCGCCCGCAAGGTCCTCCGCATCAAGAAGCGGCTCTTCTGGAAGAGGAGGCCCAGGATCCTTCAGCGGCGGGTGGCGAGAGCCCAGAGGGTGAAGCGGGCCACCGTGGGGACCCAGACGCTCCTGTCCGCCGAGACAGTGCTCAAGGAGCAGGGCCTGCCGCAGAGCCCCATAGCCCACCCAGCAGAGACCGCCTTGGAAAAGGCAGGAGTCTGCGACTCAGCCACCGACCCAGAAGATGCGTCCGGGGAAGGTTTGAGTGCTGGAAGCTCGCTTGGGCTAGCATGCCAGTTCCCTGACG TGGATCCCAAAACGATGGTGACAGCAGAGAGGCTGGCCAGGTTTGTGGCGGAGGTGGGACCTGAGATGGAGCAGTTCAGCATCGACAACAGCGCAGATGACCCGGATCTGTG GTTCCTGCATGACCGTGAGAGCTCAGCCTTCAGGTTTTACCGGATGAAAGTCTACGAGCTGTGCCCCTCCATGAACTTCAGCGCCATTCCAGGGCCTGCCAGCGAGAGCCCCGCACCCTCGGAGGGCGACTGGGAGaacaatgaggaggaggaggaggaggaagaagaggaggaggaggaggctcccCAGTCCGgagtggaagaggaggaagctccAGCAGGGTCTGCCAGCGTGGGAGCCTCGAGTACAGCTGGAGAAGGGCAGTCCGAGGGCCCCACCTCAGAAGCACCTGCCCAGGCTCCTCTGCGGGGCGGGGCCTTTGGGCGCAAGAGGGCCAGCAGCAGGTCCTTGAAGGTGGGCCTGATTCCAGCCTCCAAGAGGGTCTGTCTCATCGATGAACCGAAAG TCCACGACCCCGTCCGGATTGCGTATGACCCACCCCGTGGCTATCAGACCCACAAAAATAAG TGGCAGAAATCAAAGGATTTGGAGTTTTCCCACAAGCGACTGAACCAGAAGAACATTGGCTTCCAGATGCTGCAGAAAATGGGCTGGAAGGAAGGCCTTGGGCTTGGTGCCCACGGAAAGGGCATCAAGGACCCCGTCAAAGT GGGCTCCACCTCAGCGGGGGAGGGCTTGGGTGTGGCGGGGGACGAGAACAAGGAGGACACCTTTGCCACCTTCCGCCAGAGGATGATCCAGATGTACTATCTGAAAAGAGCCTGTAATAAATAG
- the LOC128405846 gene encoding uncharacterized protein LOC128405846 → MAGKLFPETDIGDSEDVCRRSSLSLETLGGSEDIKEQSAPEGQEPRDKAASKEEEPKEDPGSPLEGEGEGKKEAPRPQGTDLLDFRWLQEKEEKGLLQEQLWSPPDNNKEDPPEPRVKEVLPYDNAKPDQPERATADHEAYYLADDEATLLGDSCASTGYFPCYRTYEEFPRYQPPGRPEDRESGGPRAGRKKIPPTKGQGAPHSPPSPLPAASVSRKCPQKRKNRGAPEKEQATEGGLKARLQDQRSLPPNPEQVGRDVRLETE, encoded by the exons ATGGCTGGGAAACTG TTCCCCGAAACAGATATTGGGGATTCCGAGGATGTGTGCAGGAGGAGCTCCCTGAGCTTAGAAACCCTGGGGGGCTCTGAAGACATCAAGGAG CAGTCAGCACCGGAGGGCCAAGAACCTCGTGACAAAGCGGCCAGCAAGGAGGAAGAGCCCAAGGAAGACCCGGGCAGCCCCCTGGAGGGAGAAGGTGAGGGCAAGAAGGAGGCCCCCAGACCACAGGGCACAGATTTGCTGGATTTTCGATGG ctgcaggaaaaggaagaaaaggggttACTGCAAGAGCAGCTGTGGTCCCCACCTGACAACAACAAAGAAGACCCCCCGGAGCCCAGAGTCAAAGAG GTCCTTCCTTATGACAATGCTAAGCCAGACCAACCTGAAAGGGCCACAGCGGATCACGAGGCTTACTACCTGGCCGATGACGAGGCAACGCTCCTGGGCGACTCCTGCGCCTCCACAGGCTACTTCCCCTGCTACCGGACCTACGAGGAGTTCCCCCGCTACCAGCCCCCCGGGCGCCCCGAAGACAGAGAGAGTGGGGGCCCCCGAGCGGGCAGGAAGAAGATCCCCCCCACAAAGGGGCAGGGAGCCCCCCACAGCCCCCCATCGCCCCTGCCAGCGGCCAGTGTGAGCAGGAAGTGCCCTCAAAAGAGGAAAAACCGAGGGGCCCCGGAGAAGGAGCAGGCCACAGAAGGGGGGCTGAAGGCGCGGTTGCAGGACCAGcgctccctgccccccaacccaGAGCAGGTGGGGCGCGAT GTCAGGCTAGAGACGGAATGA
- the LOC128405675 gene encoding armadillo repeat-containing protein 6-like — MSLGVPSNCQTLVPQVEMAAKRITQETFDDVVQENISDLGMDPEEAVIEAVQQFESQGVDLSNIVKTAPNSASVDGQEPQHAVLQTLDSLQKAVADADSGAVDELLVSFAEQCRQEMAVRYLAGQKGAYPAVLAACRLACEEGCSLLKALRALSALLDGQPDLLDAPGQELLLRVLRERQDDGDLTLATSRCVRQASLKHEQNRQDLVKGGVLSLLVGAVVRHGDRADVVREACAGLRFMTFDDDIRVPFGHAHEHAKMIVTEHGGLRVLIEAAKAFPDDCSVLREICATLGRLSVRNEFCQEIVDLGGLNFMVALLADCIDHQDLVKQVMSAIQAIAGNDDVKDAIVNAGGTDLIVLAMTRHLGSPLVCEQSCAALCMLALRKPENCRVIMEGGGALAALQAMKMHPKEAGVQKQACMLIRNLVSHTRDFSQLILEMGAEDLIAEARATHRTCEDVAKAALRDLGCQVELRELWTGQKGSLAR, encoded by the exons atgtcccttggggtaccttccaactgtcAAACTCTTGTCCCGCAGGTCGAAATGGCAGCCAAGCGGATCACCCAGGAGACGTTTGACGATGTTGTGCAGGAGAACATCAGCGACCTTGGCATGGATCCGGAAGAGGCCGTGATCGAAGCCGTCCAGCAGTTTGAGTCTCAAG GCGTTGACTTAAGCAACATAGTGAAGACAGCCCCCAATTCCGCCTCTGTGGATGGGCAAGAGCCACAGCATGCTGTTTTGCAG ACGCTGGACTCCTTGCAGAAGGCAGTTGCTGATGCCGACTCGGGCGCGGTGGACGAGCTGCTGGTGAGCTTTGCGGAGCAGTGCCGGCAGGAGATGGCCGTCCGCTACTTGGCGGGGCAGAAGGGCGCTTATCCTGCCGTGCTGGCCGCCTGCCGCCTGGCTTGTGAGGAAGGCTGCTCCCTCCTCAAAGCCCTCCGCGCCCTCTCCGCCCTCCTGGACGGCCAGCCTGACCTCCTCGATGCCCCCGGGCAGGAGCTGCTTCTGCGGGTCTTGCGGGAGCGGCAAGACGATGGCGACCTGACCTTGGCCACGAGCCGCTGCGTCCGGCAGGCGTCCCTCAAGCACGAGCAGAACCGGCAGGACCTGGTGAAAGGCGGCGTCCTCTCCCTGCTGGTCGGGGCCGTTGTCCGCCATGGGGACCGGGCCGATGTGGTCCGGGAGGCCTGCGCGGGGCTGCGCTTCATGACCTTCGACGACGATATCCGGGTGCCCTTTGGCCACGCCCACGAGCACGCCAAGATGATTGTGACGGAGCACGGCGGACTGAGGGTCCTCATCGAAGCCGCCAAAG ccTTCCCCGACGACTGCAGCGTCCTGAGGGAGATCTGTGCCACTCTGGGGCGCCTCTCTGTCCGGAATGAGTTCTGCCAGGAGATTGTGGACCTGGGCGGTTTAAACTTCATGGTGGCGCTGCTGGCCGACTGCATTGACCACCAG GACCTGGTGAAGCAGGTGATGAGCGCCATCCAGGCGATTGCGGGCAACGACGACGTGAAGGACGCCATCGTCAATGCTGGAGGGACAGACCTCATCGTGCTGGCCATGACTCGGCACCTCGGCAGCCCTTTG GTGTGTGAGCAGAGTTGTGCGGCCTTGTGCATGCTGGCGCTGCGGAAGCCCGAGAACTGCCGGGTCATCATGGAAGGGGGCGGGGCCTTGGCAGCGCTGCAGGCCATGAAGATGCACCCCAAGGAAGCTGGCGTGCAG AAACAAGCCTGCATGCTGATCCGCAACCTCGTCTCCCACACTCGGGATTTCTCCCAGCTCATTCTGGAAATGGGCGCTGAGGACTTGATCGCCGAGGCCCGGGCCACCCACCGGACGTGCGAGGACGTGGCCAAGGCCGCCTTGAGGGACCTGGGCTGCCAGGTGGAGCTGAGGGAGCTCTGGACGGGCCAGAAGGGCAGCCTGGCGCGCTGA